The DNA sequence GGCCCAACCCGCACACGAGCCGCACCCGAGACCCCACGCGCCCGTGTGGCCCAGGAGGGGATCAGAGACATGTTTGCGCAAGCAGCAGAGGTCCTGAGGTTCGTTGAGGCTGAAGGCATCCGGATGGTTGATCTGAAGATCTGCGATCTGCCCGGTAGGTGGCACCACGTCACCTTGCCCGCCGCCCGGCTTACCGCCGAGGTGCTCGCACATGGCGTCGGCATAGACACCTCCAGCTACCCGGGCTACAAGGCGGTCGAGGCCGGCGACATGCGGGTGGTCCCCGATCTCAGCACCGGCATGCTCGACCCGTTCTGTGCGGCGAAGACGTTGAGCTTCATCTGCAGCATCGTGGAGCCCATCAGTGGCAAGCCGTACGGGCGGGATCCGCGCGGTGTCGCCGTGCATGCCCGGGAGTACTTCTCACAGATCGTCAGCCCGGGGGAGCCGCTGTTCTCACCCGAACTCGAGTTCTACGTCTTCTCGAATGTGCAGTACACCTCCGAGATGAACGCCGCCGGCTACATGGTGGACTCGCAGGAGGCGCCCTGGAACCGCGGGGCTGACGAGGCGCCGAACCTGGGGCACAAGATCCCGGCGCACGGGGGCTACCATGCAGCGCCGCCGCGCGACCAGCTCCATGACCTGCGCACCACCATGCTCCTGGCCATCGAGGAGGCCGGGGTGCCGGGCCATTACCACCACCACGAGGTGGGGGCGCCGGGGCAGGTGGAGATCGAGGTCGGCCTGGGGCCGCTGCTGGACATGGCCGACGGCGTCATGAAGATGAAGCATATCGTGCGGAACGTGGCCCACCAGGCGGGGCTGTCCGCCACCTTCATGCCCAAGCCGATGTTCGGTGAGGCGGGCAACGGCATGCACGTGCACCAGTACGTGAGCCACGCGGGCAAGTCGCTCTTCTGGGACTCGGGCCCTGCCTATGCCCACCTCAGCCCCCTGGCCCTCCACTGGGTGGCGGGCCTCCTGCAGCACGCCCCGGCGCTCCTGGCGCTGTGCAGCCCCAGCACCAACTCCTACCGCCGCCTGGTCCCCGGATATGAGGCGCCCATCAGTTGCTTCTATGGCCTGTCCAACCGGACGGCGGCCATCCGGGTCCCGGCCTATGCGGTCAACGAGCGGGAGAACCGCATCGAGTTCCGTCCCCCGGATGCCACCT is a window from the bacterium genome containing:
- the glnA gene encoding type I glutamate--ammonia ligase, translating into MFAQAAEVLRFVEAEGIRMVDLKICDLPGRWHHVTLPAARLTAEVLAHGVGIDTSSYPGYKAVEAGDMRVVPDLSTGMLDPFCAAKTLSFICSIVEPISGKPYGRDPRGVAVHAREYFSQIVSPGEPLFSPELEFYVFSNVQYTSEMNAAGYMVDSQEAPWNRGADEAPNLGHKIPAHGGYHAAPPRDQLHDLRTTMLLAIEEAGVPGHYHHHEVGAPGQVEIEVGLGPLLDMADGVMKMKHIVRNVAHQAGLSATFMPKPMFGEAGNGMHVHQYVSHAGKSLFWDSGPAYAHLSPLALHWVAGLLQHAPALLALCSPSTNSYRRLVPGYEAPISCFYGLSNRTAAIRVPAYAVNERENRIEFRPPDATCNPYLCLAAMTMAGLDGVRQALDPAALGFGPFDTDVVKMAPDERARIAQLPTSLDGALSALEADHEFLLAGGVFTEDIICAWIALKRAESAEVNLRPHPQEYVLYYDL